The sequence GACAGCTGGCTGGTGCCAGCTTGCGCGGGGAAGTCACGTTGCTCTAAATAATCAGTCATGGCCTCATCAGCAAAGGTGTTTAGACGCTGTTGCGCTACATCTTCACTGGCGGGCCATAGCGCTTGCAGCTCAGCAGTTACAGCGCTAAAGCCGCTTATGCTGGATGGGACTGGGTCACTTTCAATGGCAAGTGGTGCTTGTGCTCTAGGGGTGCTAATACGCTCTGGCACATGTTCGTATAGATGTTTATAGCAGGTTTTTTTAAACTGACCGAACACTTTAAAGTAGCTGCCGCTTTGCGTCAGAATGCTGCCGGGCTTAAATAACAGCTGATCAAAATGGCTGTTAAATAAAATACCTTGGTTCACTAGCAGCGTACCCACTGCTGCATCACGCTGGCTTTCATGAATACCGTACTCAGTATTGGCATGCACGGCGCCAACATTAAATTCTTGGCACAGTTGCGCAATGATCTCAGGAGCCTGCTGCCAGTGATCGGCGGTGCGGATCAAGAGTGGCACATTGAGTGTGGCGAGGCTTTTTTTTAGTTCAGACAGATTGCGCAGTAAGAAATCAACTTTACAGGGCGCATCATTGTGTGCGAGCCATTGCCCTGGGCTGATGAGAAATATTGCAATGCTTGGGCCGGCTTGCAAAGCTGCGTGTAAGGCTGTGTTGTCCTGTATTCGCAGGTCGTTACGAAACCAGATGAGTTGCTGCATGCAGGCGTCCTTAATTATCAATTATATGGCGTTACGCAAGCTGAGGTTTTCAGGGTGCGGCTGCAAATAAACTTGCTCAGCAATGTAGCGATCTGGATGGCGTTTAAAGTGATGCTTAATTAGCGTCAGCGGCACAATCAAGGGCACGACGCCAGTACGATATTGGCTGATTAATAGCTGCAGTTCGCGTTTTTCATCGGCATCCAGTGAGCGCTTAATGTAGCCGCTGATGTGTTGCAGCACATTGGTATGCGAGCCGCGATTGGCTATTTTTTTCAGGGCCGACATAAACAGACTGAAGTACTGTGTGGCGATAATGCCAAGACGCACTTGATGGTTGCTCGCCAGTAAACGTCCGAGCGCTGAGCAGTCGGCGGGGCTATTTGCCATCAGTTGATATTTATAGCGGGCATGGAATTCATAGAGCTTTCTTCGTGATAAGCCACTGTTTAAAAGTTGTTGCCACTGGGCATAGGCAAACACCCGAGTAATAAAGTTTTCACGCAGTACAGGGTCATTTAAACGGCCATCCTCCTCAATAGGTAGGTTTGGCTGCGCGCGCATTAAAGCAGCAGCAAATAACCCGCTGCCGCCCCGCTCAGTGGTGTGTCCGTTATCTTGATAAACTTTAACCCGCTCCATGCCGCATGAAGGTGAGTTTTGCATCAGAATGTAGCCGCACAAATCATTCAACTGCGCAGCGGTACGCTGACCAAACTCAGTTAACGCATCAGTTACATCCAGAGTAGGATTGACGGTGCCAATAGCGCGCGGGTTGTTGGTATCGCCGACTAGACGAATCGGTTCGCGTGGTGTACCAAGACCGATAGCTTGCTCAGGACAGACAGAAACATATTCAAAGTATTGGCTCAGTATATTTTTACACAATTGTGATTGCTTGTGCCCGCCGTTAAAACGCACAGGGGCGCCCAATAGGCATGCGCTGATACCAACTTTAATTAGGGTGTTTGTAGTGCTCATAGTCGTACTTTATAGGCAGTTGAATATGCCTACTAGAGTATAGGGATAGTTGTGCAAGTCAACCATCTTGTATAAGTTTTGTCCGGTTTTGTATAACTATTGGTGAGTTAACAGCCTGTCTTATTCAACAGTGTTTAAGCGAGACTGTGGTGTACTAGGGCTATATAACACTGTCGATAGATGGGTGCGGGTTGCTAAAAGTGTACAAGCCCACGCTGACCTCAATATCAGTACGTGGGCTGGTTTGATACTGCGTTAGCAGTTTTTATTCTGTTTCAGTGGCCTCGTTCAGCTTAGCTTTCGCCGCGTCGATGCTGTCTTGGCTACCTTGTTTAATGTCTTCGATAGTTTCTACGCTGGCATCAGCTGCGTCATCAAGCTCTGCTTTGGCTTTTGCTGCAGCTTCTTCGCTTTCATGGATGATTTCGTCAAGCTGTTCTTGTGCTTCTTCTGCATGTTCTTCACGAGTTTCAGCGACTTCGTCAATTTTCTCTACGACTTCTTCAGCAGCTTGTTCACTGACCTCTTCTAACTGTTCAGATTTATGCTCAATTGCGTCTTTAGCTGCATCTAATTTGCCCTGTGGCTCACTATCGCAAGCGGTTAAACCAAGTGTGGTTGCAAGCAGAAGGGCAGTAAGTAAAGGCTTGTGCATAGTCGTTCTCCATTATATTTTTTGCGTTGGTGTTTAAGGAAACGCTGAATAAAACCAATCAAACCAGCCAATCCATGCGGATTTAAAATTCAGCTCTTAAATTTCAACTTCAGGGCCATAAATAACCTTTTTATCAGCAGTTTTACCCGTTTTTGCTGCTTTTACCGGCAGCTTACCGGTTTTTAGGCGGATTTATCCGCCAACGGCATACATCGCTTCGACAAGAACAGGTTTGCCAAGGCAAACAGGCTATAGAGATGGGCTGTGTTTTTCGCCAAGCCACGGTAGCGAGTCTTGCGGTGACCAAAGTGCACTTTGACCCAGTAAAAGGGATGCTCAACCTTAGCGCGTATCCGGCTCTTTAATTTTTCGATTTTGTCAGCCAGTTGACCTTCTTCTGTGCCGCTATCGCGCAGCTTTCGACGCTTTCCATGGCGCATGGCTACCACCCACTCCACATCTTTATCCTTATTTTCTTCCCGTTTGTCAGCCCCCAGATAACCAGAATCACCGTATACCTGCTGTTCCTCGCCGTGTAGCAAAGCATGAGCTTGGTTCACGTCGTGCACGTTGGCCGCAGTGGTGACCAGTGTGTGCACCAAACCGCTAGCCGCATCAACACCGATGTGAGCTTTCATGCCAAAGTAATACTGATTGCCTTTCTTAGTGGAGCGCATTTGCGGATCACGGCTTTTACTCTTATTCTTGGTGGAAGGTGGTGCGGCAATAATTGTAGCGTCAACCACCGTGCCTTCCTTGAGGTACAAGCCCTTGCTCGCCAGTTGGTAATTGACCGCAGCAAAAATTTGTTGAGTCAAGCTGTGAGTTTCCAGCAGACGACGAAAACGCAACAAAGTGGTCGCATCCGGCACGGCATCACGCCCAAGATCAATATCCATAAACAGCTGAATTGCTGCGCTGTCATAAACGGCATCCTCAGTTCCTTCATCGGAAAACCCCATGACCTGCTGTAGGATGTACATACGTAACATGCGAGAAAGCCCCATAGTCGGACGACCTCGTTTGCCGTCAGATTTCGGATAGTACGGCTCAATCACTGATTCCAGAACAGACCAAGGCACCAGAGTTTCCAGGTCCATCAACAGTCGATCCCTACGGGTTTGCTTCTTTTTGCTGACGAACTCGGCTTCGGCGAAAGTGATTTGCATGACTGTGGACTCGATACTAATTACGGATTGGACTATTTTACCAAAGGCTGCAGCCCGCTTGGGGTTTGTTCAGTGTTTCCTTAATAGTAAACACAACATCATTATTACACATTGAGGGTGCTATAACTTAAACGGCCTAGAATTGCGTCACGATCCTATATAAATATGGATTATTTTCAGTAAAACTAAAGATTATGGGTATGATGTTTTGTCTGAAGAGTCCACCTAGGCTGTGTCGATACGTATCTAGCGCCACTGTGTGTACTCAGTTTCGAGTTGGTTTTTGCAGACAAGTTCAGTATACATATCAAACTATATTAGGGATGAGAGTATGGCAGCTTTACTGATTTTAGGTGGTTTTTTATTAATTGGTTTGGGCCTGCTCTGGCTTGTTGTGCTGGCTTTTAAAGTAAGCTTGTTGTGGGGTTTTGGCAGTCTTTTTCCACCTATTACGTTACTTTTTATTGTGCGCTGCTGGTCGGTTGCGCGTAAGGCTGTGGTGTTTACTGCGTTAGGGTTTGTGCCGTTAACTGCAGGTGTTACTCAGTTAGCCAGCGAAGATGCCAGTAAATTTGAAGCATTATTGAGCCTAAGCTGGCTGCAGAATGCCAGTGATCAGGTGCAGAATAAAATGCGCTTTGATTTGTATGGTGAGTTGTATGGGCAGTCGTTTCAACCGCATTACGGCGAGCTTATTGATGGCGTTTTAGTCTTACGCGAAGGGCGTGATTTTTTTGCACAGCGTGAATTGCGTATTGCTTTGCCGCGTCGCCTTGTTAGCTCAGAGGTGAAAACATTGCGTTTGGATGTACTGCCTCAAGACAGCGGTGACTTGCCTGAGATTGAAATCATGTGGTTGCAAGCAGGGCAAGCACTACCGGAAGCGCGGCGTATCAGTCGCGGCTACACGTTGCATTTAGATTTACTCAGACAGCCGCCCAACACACTGCAAGGTGATTTTCACTTGGTACTGCCGCCACAATTTAAAACATCCATGAGTGGTAATGTGCAGTTGCTGACCGATCACTTAAAATACATTGATGGTCAAGTAGACCGTAAGTATGACGCAATCAGTACGCTAGAGTATGTCATTGAGGATTATTTACAACGGCGCTTTAGTGTACAAAGTGCGCGTGTTGCACCGATTGAAACGCCTATGCCTTTAATTTCGCCCATTGATTTGACGGTGACTGCTGATATTTCAGGGCAGCAGCGCACAGCATTTGTTCGTTTAATTAAAGACACAAAAGGCAGCTGGATGGTGGCGGGTGATCAGTACCCAAAATATTTAGGACAATCGCAAAGCAATACTGACGCTGCCAGTGCAGACAGCACAGTGCTTATAAGTGACAAGGATATCCCGCGCAATGATCGTCGAATAGGTTTCACCCTGCAGCGATTATTAGCGAACCCTGCCCAATATCAAAATGTGCAAATGCAGGTGCAGACTAGGCAGGGTAATCAAGTGTTAGGGCGTTTTGTTGGTTTAAACGCTGAAGGTGCTGTAATCATTGAGCGAGAAGTTAAAGCGCCTGGTATGGTCAGTTTTACCTTGCTGGCCAGTGATATCAGCCAAATAAGCGTGCTTGAGCCGTAATATGGTTGCCTAGCATCGTGCGCCATACAGTCAGATAAACAGTTGAATTTTTAACATGCACCCCCATATCCAGTGCATCGCCAGCATAACGTGGCCTGTATTAGTCGATATGGAGTGAGAAACGATGGCTGTTGAAGCACAAAAAGAAACACTAGGTTTTCAAACTGAAGTTAAGCAACTGCTGCATTTAATGATTCATTCGTTGTATTCTAATAAAGAAATTTTTTTACGTGAGTTGATTTCTAACGCCTCCGATGCCGCAGATAAACTACGTTTTGAAGCCTTGTCTGCCCCTGAGTTACTGGAAGGTGATTCTGAGCTGAAAATTCGCGTCAGCTTTGATGCAGACGCCAATACCCTAACCATTGAAGACAATGCCATTGGCATGAGCCGTGATGAAGTAATTAATCACCTAGGTACCATTGCCAAGTCAGGTACAGCTGAGTTCTTCAAAAACCTATCTGGTGACGCCAAGAAAGACTCACAGCTGATTGGCCAGTTTGGTGTGGGCTTCTATTCAGCGTTTATTGTTGCCGATAAAGTCGAAGTTTATACTCGCCGTGCTGGATTGCCTGCTGCTGAAGGCGTGTTGTGGAGCTCGCAAGGTGAAGGCGAATTTGATATTTCTAGTATTGAAAAAGCCGAGCGCGGTAGCCGCATTATTTTGCACCTGAAAAAAGAAGACAGCGAATTTGCTGATGGTTTCCGCTTGCGTAATATCATCAAAAAATACTCTGACCACGTTGCATTGCCGATTGAATTACCTAAAGAAGTCAGCAGTGAACAAGAAGCCGATGCATCTGCTGATATTGAATGGGAAGTGGTGAACCGTGCCAGTGCGCTGTGGACACGTCCACGTACTGAGATTAAAGACGAAGAATACCAAGAGTTTTATAAGCACGTTGCCCATGATTTTGAAGACTCTTTGGCTTGGAGCCACAATAAGGTTGAGGGCAAGCTTGAGTACACCTCGCTGCTGTATGTACCGACCCGTGCCCCCTTTGACTTGTATCAGCGTGAAGCACCACGCGGCTTAAAGCTCTATGTGCAACGCGTATTTATTATGGATCAAGCGGATGAGTTTTTACCGCTGTACCTGCGTTTTATCAAAGGTATTGTTGACTCCAATGACCTCTCTCTGAATATCTCCCGTGAAATCTTACAGAAAGATCCGGTGATCGACAGCATGAAATCAGCATTGACTAAGCGCGTGCTGGATATGCTGGAGAAAATGGCGAAAAATAACACTGAAGATTACCAGAAGTTTTGGGATGCCTTTGGTCAGGTGCTTAAAGAGGGCCCGGCTGAAGACTATTCTAATAAAGAAAAAGTGGCAGGCTTACTGCGCTTTGCTTCAACACACACGGGTAATGATGAGCAGAGTGTTGCCCTTAGCCAATACATTGAGCGTATGAAGGATGGTCAGGATAAGATTTACTTCCTGACAGGCGATAGCTATGCACAGGTTAAAAACAGTCCGCACCTTGAAGTATTCCGCAAGAAAGGTATTGAAGTTTTACTGCTGACCGATCGTATTGATGAGTGGCTCATGAGTTACTTAACAGAGTTCGATGGCAAAAGCTTTGTTGACGTGGCGCGCGGTGATCTAGACCTTGGTGCACTTGATACAGAAGAAGACAAGCAAGCACAAGATGAAGTGGCGAAAAGCAAAGAAGCTTTAGTCAGCCGCTTGAAAGTTGTGTTAGGTGATCAGGTTGCTGATGTGCGTGTTTCCCATCGTTTAACTGAGTCGCCAGCTATCTTGGCAATTGGCGAGCAGGATCTAGGTTTGCAAATGCGTCAGATCCTCGAAGCCAGCGGTCAAAAAGTACCGGATTCAAAGCCTGTATTTGAGATTAACCCAGCGCATAACTTGGTTGAAAAGCTCGATGCTGAAACCGATGAAACACGTTTTGCTGATTTGTCGATGATCTTGTTTGATCAGGCCGCATTAGCGGCTGGCGATAGTTTAAAAGACCCATCAGCCTATGTGCAGCGCTTGAACAAACTGCTGGTTGAATTAAGCAGTTAAGCCTTGTCTTAATAGTTTAAAGCAATAAAAAACCGCGAATTCGCGGTTTTTTATTGCTCAGAATTTAGGGCCGAGGCTTAATACGACGTCTGCGTTATAGGCGCTAGGCTATAAAAACGGCTTATTTGTCGAGTACAGTGACCAACTTGGTTGAGTTGATTAGGTTGTCACCCACTGGGCAGCGGTCTTCGATTTTATCTAAAAAGGCTTGCTTAGCAGCATCATCCAAGTCGGCATCAATCTTGACCTTTAAGCGCATTTCTTGAAAGCCTGCACGCTGATCAGTTTCACGGCCCATTAAGTAGTCTGGATCGTAATCGGCTTCAACTTCGAAGCTCATACCGCGTAAGGTGATTTTATCTTGGAACGCAATAATGCGGCCTAAACTCCCCACACAACCAGCGTATGCAGCAAGGATCAACTCCGGTGGTGCAGGACCTAAGTTAGCACCGCCAGCATTCTTCGGTTGATCCATGTAAACCTTGTGCTCACCACACATAATCTCAATCGTCATACCTGAGGTCATGTGGCCGGTCGCGCGCAATGTTTTTATTGCCATGCTTTTTAACTCCTTAAGAGCAGCTTTAGTAAACTGTCATCGTTTATAAATAAGACTGAAGTATACTATATTGTTCTGTAGAGTGTGTTGATGCGCATCAAACAAGATTAATCGTCTGTTGTTTGTGATGTCAAAACGGTGGATTTAGCTACGGCCTTTAACGGTTTTGTTATTGACGCTGCCGTTTTCTAAGATGATTTGATATTCCTTGCCATCTTTTTCAACTTGCTGCAAACGCACCAATAAGTAATCCCAATCTTTGGCAAACCATAAAATGGTAATGCGCTTACTTTGGGTTGGGTCACGCACGCGCTCAACTTTAATCGCATCGACAGTGCCAACTCTGGTTTCTACGCTTTCTTCGCCTAAGACGCGAAAATCATAGGTGTCCAGTTCGTCGCCATCGAAAACCTGATAGGACATGCTGGTTTTGCCTTGGGCTATATCGCGCTGTAATGCCAGCTGATAAGACGACTTGTCTTGCACGCCTTGAATAAGGGTTGCTTTAATTGGCGTATCGCGATCACTGCCGGTTACAACATGGGCATTCCAGTCAAAATCTTGTTTGATTTTTTTTGATTTACCTAGGCCAGTGCGTGAGTAGCGGTATTTTTGTGGTTGCACGTCACCGTTATGCAGAGTTAACCAGCTGGTTTCATTGAGTCCAGCAACCATCATGGAGGCAGAAAAATCTAATTTCCATGTGCCGTCTTCTTGCAGTTCGAGGTTGCGTTCAGCAGTGCCGCTAAACGGCAGTTGCTTCCAATCTGCGGTGTAACTGGCGGAGAAAGGTTGCAGTTCATCAGCCAGCAGACTGGCTGGCAGGCTAAATGCGGCCAGGATAAAAAATATGGCGCGGTGCATGGTTGTGTACTCCTAAGAATTAAACTGAAAGCCAGAGCTGGCTAAGACTTGCCCATCTAATACTGCACCCTGTGGGCTTAGATGCAGGCGTTCTTCGGCAAACCAGCGTATTGCTAACGGATAGATTTGATGCTCTAGGGTATGCACTTTTTGTGCTAATTGCTCAGCATTGTCGTCTGCTGTGATCGGCAGTACAGCTTGTATGACTACTGGGCCGCCATCGAGTTCCTCGGTAACAAAGTGCACGCTGCAGCCATGCTCTGAATCACCGGCATCAATGGCGCGTTGGTGCGTATTCAAACCTTTGTGCTTGGGCAGCAAAGAGGGGTGAATATTGAGCAAGCGCTGCGCATAGTGGCGGGTAAACTCTGGCGTCAGAATACGCATAAAGCCCGCCAGCACAACCAGATTAGGCTGGTGTTGATCAATCACTTGGATTAAAGCTGTATCAAATGCCAAGCGATCAGCAAAATCTTTGTGGTTTAGCACATGGGTAGCAATACCGGCCTGCTGCGCACGCTGCAAGCCATAGGCGTCAGCACGGTTGCTTACCACCGCACTGATACGTGCGCTGGGATGATTAACCAGGTCATCGATAATGGCTTGCAAGTTGCTGCCTGATCCAGAGATCAGGACAACAATATTGCACGTTTTAGAGTCGCTCATTAATGGCTTTTTAAGTTGTTAAGAACAATACGTTCAGCGTTTTCAGAGGCTGTTTGAATATGACCGATCACCCATGGCTTCTCGCCTGATGCTTGCAAGTGCTCAAGTACAGAGGCCTGTTGCTCTGCAGCAACACAAATCACCATGCCGACACCGCAGTTGAGCACGCGGTGCATTTCAACTTCAGCTACGTTGCCATGCTCTTGCAGCCAATCAAATACGGCAGGACGGGTCCAGCTCGCGACATCAATCACGGCTTGTGAGTTAGCAGGCAGTACGCGTGGAATGTTTTCTAGCAAGCCACCGCCGGTAATGTGCGACATGGCTTTTACCGTGCCGGTTTCTTTGATCAGTTTGAGCAGCGGCTTAACGTAAATGCGGGTTGGTGCCATCAGTAGCTCGCTGAGTGCTGTGCCATCTACTTGCGTGGTCTGGATATCAACCTGTGCCACTTCAATGATTTTACGAATCAATGAGTAGCCATTGGAATGCGGGCCTGAAGAGGGCAGGGCAATTAACACATCACCTGCAGCCACTGTGCTGCCATCAATGATTTCTGATTTTTCCACCACGCCAACACAGAAACCCGCTAAGTCGTAATCTTCACCACTGTACATGCCCGGCATTTCAGCCGTTTCACCGCCTACTAAAGCGCAGCCGGCTTGTTCACAGCCTTCGCCGATACCGGTCACCACTTGTGCAGCGATATCGACATTGAGTTTGCCAGTGGCGTAATAGTCTAAGAAAAACAAAGGCTCAGCACCGCTGACGATTAAGTCATTGACGCACATGGCCACCAGATCAATACCAATTTTTTCATGCTTATTCAGGTCAATGGCTAAGCGTAGCTTAGTACCCACACCGTCGGTGCCGGATACTAAAACAGGCTGGCGATAGCCTTCAGGAATCTCACATAAAGCACCAAAGCCGCCAAGGCCACCGAGCACTTCAGGGCGTGCAGTGCGCTTAGCAACGCCCTTGATACGCTCAACCAGTGCTTCACCAGCGTCGATATCTACACCAGCGTCTTTGTAGCTTAAAGAGGTTTTGTTGTTGCTCATGAATTGGGCCTTTGCGAAGTGTGCGAAAAATATGATCAATTGCGGGATTTTATCAGGCTTCAAGCCGAGCGGCCATCATCGGATGGTAAAGACAGGCTTAAACTGAATAAAGCGAGGGCTTTGCAGGTTTTTAGCTTAAGTTTGTTGTGCGTTTGCGCTTATATAACAGGGTTTACAGCTCAACACGGGCGGGTTGAAAACCCTGCTGACGGTATTCGACAAAATTTTTCCGACTGATTTGCAGCAGCTCGGGCTCTTGGTTAACAATCTCAATGACTCGGCTAAAACATGCCAAGTGACTCGACAATTGCTTATGTAAATTGATCAGAACACCCGCAGTGAAGGGCGGTGGCTGATCAATACCGAGTAGAACCGGGGCTTGGGCATGCTCTGTGTAAATCTCATGTGGGATAAAGCTGTGTTTGCGAAAAGTCCATAGCAGCTCGTCCAGCGCGTTTTGCTGCTTAGGGTCAGCACAACGAATAAAGGTCATAAAACCTGCGCGCCACGCTTTGTGTGCCAAGCGGCAGGCCGCATTTAAGCGGTCCGCCGGTTGGCTTGTTGGTAAAACGTAAAACTCTACTTTCACTGCACGCGATCCAATAGGTACTGGATTAACAGAGGTACTGGGCGTCCGGTTGCGCCTTTCTCTTTACCGCCGCTGATCCATGCCGTGCCAGCAATATCCAAGTGCGCCCATGGGTATTTTTTAGCAAAACGTGATAGGAAGCAGCCAGCGGTGATGGTGCCAGCTTTAGGGCCACCAATATTGGCAATATCAGCAAAGGGGCTGTCCAATAACTCTTGGTAGTCATCAAACAGCGGCAGTTGCCAAGCCACATCGCTGGCTTGTTTGCCGGCGCTGAGTAAGCTCTCAATCAAGCTTAGATTGTTGCCCATTAAGCCGCTGGTTTGGCTGCCTAAAGCCACAATACAGGCACCGGTTAGGGTGGCAATATTGATGACTGCTTGTGGCTTGAAACGCTCCGCGTAAGTGAGGGCATCACAGAGTACGAGGCGACCTTCGGCATCGGTATTAAGAATTTCTATCGTTTGTCCGCTCATGCTGGTGACGATATCACCAGGACGGGTTGCACCACCGCTTGGCATGTTTTCAGCACAGGTTAAAACACCAATTACGTTAATCGGCAGTTGCAGTTCTAACAAGGTTTTAAATGTGCCCAGCACACTGGCTGCGCCGCCCATATCGTATTTCATTTCATCCATGCTTGCGCCAGGCTTGAGGCTGATGCCGCCGGTATCAAAGGTAATACCTTTGCCGATCAGAACATAGGGTTGCTCAGCTCTCTTGCCACCATGGTAATTCATAATAATCATGCGTGGTGGTTGATCACTGCCTTGAGCCACTGCAAGCAGTGCGCCGGCGCCGAGTTCTTCGAGTTGTTTTTCTTCTAACACTTCAATACTGAGGTTTTTATGCAGTTTGCCCAGCTCTTGCGCTTGCTCGGCAAGGTAGCGCGGATGGCAAATATTAGGTGGCATATTGCCTAGATCGCGCGTAAAAGCCATACCTGAAGCAATGGCTTTGCCGTGCTTGCAGGCTTTTTCAACTGCCACTTGTTGATCTTGGTGGCAAGCAAAAGTGATTAGATTAAGCTGGACAATGGGTGCTTTTTCGCTTTTGAATTGATCAAACACGTAGAGACCATCCACTAAGCATTCAGCGACTAAACGCGCGCTTGAGTATGCATTACGGTCTTTAAAGGTGAGATCGGCAAAGGCTAAGGTTGCATCTTTGATGGACAGGTTTTTGAAAGTACTTAGAATAGCGCTGACTAATTTGCGTACATTACTGTCAGAGAGTTCTTCGTCTTTGCCAATACCCACTAAGAGTACGCGTCGTGCTTTAAGATTGGCGAGGTTGTGTAGCAGTAAGGTTTGCCCGAGTTTGCCTTGAATGTCGCCTGCTTGTAGGTGAGCGCTGAGCGCGCCAGCACAGAGAGTGTCGATGAGCTGGCCTTGACTATCCAGTTGCAGTTGCTCGTTAACGGTTAATACCAGTGCGCTGGTTTCCAGTGTTTCAACTGAACCGGGCTTGACTAAAAACTCCATACTCAATGATCCTCAAGACAAAGATAGATAGATGCAGGATAATACTGTTCGTTTGCATCGGCGTGTATGTACACTGCCATAATATGTATGACTAGTGTGAGCCGCGTGAGGCGGTTTTGACAAGCATGGAGCCTATACTTGATAGTTTTTCGTTACCTTTCTCGAGAAGTGTTGCTGACCTTTAGTGCTGTCAGTACGGTTTTGCTTGTGATTATTATGAGTGGCCGCTTTATTAAGTACCTGGCGCAAGCAGCGCAAGGCATACTTGATCCGGGCGTGCTGTTGCTGATTATGGGTTACCGCATTCCTGGGTTCTTACAGCTTATTTTGCCGCTGGGTTTGTTTTTAGGCATCTTGTTGGCCTATGGGCGTTTGTACCTTGATAGTGAGATGACAGTGCTGTCTGCTACCGGAATGAGTGAGCAGCGCTTGCTCGCCTATACATTGGCTCCGGCCATATTGGTTGCCTTGATGTGTGCATGGTTGAGTTTTTTTCTGACACCGCAAGGCGTGCAAAATGTAGCGCAAATTTTAAATGATCAAGATGCGTTGACTGAGTTTGACACCTTAGTGGCGGGACGCTTCCAATCCATGCGCGATGGCTCACGGGTGACCTACACACAAGAGCTATCTGATGATCGAGATGAGTTGCGTAATGTTTTTATCTCTGAAAAACGCGACTTGAGCA comes from Pseudomonas sp. C27(2019) and encodes:
- the phrB gene encoding deoxyribodipyrimidine photo-lyase, which encodes MQQLIWFRNDLRIQDNTALHAALQAGPSIAIFLISPGQWLAHNDAPCKVDFLLRNLSELKKSLATLNVPLLIRTADHWQQAPEIIAQLCQEFNVGAVHANTEYGIHESQRDAAVGTLLVNQGILFNSHFDQLLFKPGSILTQSGSYFKVFGQFKKTCYKHLYEHVPERISTPRAQAPLAIESDPVPSSISGFSAVTAELQALWPASEDVAQQRLNTFADEAMTDYLEQRDFPAQAGTSQLSAYLVAGVISIRQCLHAALAANQGEFDSGKQGVVTWINELLWREFYTHILVGYPKVSRNRAFKAETEALAWRDSPKDLLAWQQGRTGFPIIDAAMRQLLATGWMHNRLRMIVAMFLTKNLLIDWREGERFFMQHLIDGSLAANNGGWQWSASTGTDAVPYFRIFNPVSQSQRFDPKGDFIRRWLPELKHLSAKEIHQPKLLSGLFGTEDYPKPIVDLSSSRQRALTAFKNLPSIS
- a CDS encoding DUF523 and DUF1722 domain-containing protein, with amino-acid sequence MSTTNTLIKVGISACLLGAPVRFNGGHKQSQLCKNILSQYFEYVSVCPEQAIGLGTPREPIRLVGDTNNPRAIGTVNPTLDVTDALTEFGQRTAAQLNDLCGYILMQNSPSCGMERVKVYQDNGHTTERGGSGLFAAALMRAQPNLPIEEDGRLNDPVLRENFITRVFAYAQWQQLLNSGLSRRKLYEFHARYKYQLMANSPADCSALGRLLASNHQVRLGIIATQYFSLFMSALKKIANRGSHTNVLQHISGYIKRSLDADEKRELQLLISQYRTGVVPLIVPLTLIKHHFKRHPDRYIAEQVYLQPHPENLSLRNAI
- a CDS encoding IS5 family transposase; amino-acid sequence: MQITFAEAEFVSKKKQTRRDRLLMDLETLVPWSVLESVIEPYYPKSDGKRGRPTMGLSRMLRMYILQQVMGFSDEGTEDAVYDSAAIQLFMDIDLGRDAVPDATTLLRFRRLLETHSLTQQIFAAVNYQLASKGLYLKEGTVVDATIIAAPPSTKNKSKSRDPQMRSTKKGNQYYFGMKAHIGVDAASGLVHTLVTTAANVHDVNQAHALLHGEEQQVYGDSGYLGADKREENKDKDVEWVVAMRHGKRRKLRDSGTEEGQLADKIEKLKSRIRAKVEHPFYWVKVHFGHRKTRYRGLAKNTAHLYSLFALANLFLSKRCMPLADKSA
- a CDS encoding MFS transporter, translating into MAALLILGGFLLIGLGLLWLVVLAFKVSLLWGFGSLFPPITLLFIVRCWSVARKAVVFTALGFVPLTAGVTQLASEDASKFEALLSLSWLQNASDQVQNKMRFDLYGELYGQSFQPHYGELIDGVLVLREGRDFFAQRELRIALPRRLVSSEVKTLRLDVLPQDSGDLPEIEIMWLQAGQALPEARRISRGYTLHLDLLRQPPNTLQGDFHLVLPPQFKTSMSGNVQLLTDHLKYIDGQVDRKYDAISTLEYVIEDYLQRRFSVQSARVAPIETPMPLISPIDLTVTADISGQQRTAFVRLIKDTKGSWMVAGDQYPKYLGQSQSNTDAASADSTVLISDKDIPRNDRRIGFTLQRLLANPAQYQNVQMQVQTRQGNQVLGRFVGLNAEGAVIIEREVKAPGMVSFTLLASDISQISVLEP
- the htpG gene encoding molecular chaperone HtpG, with amino-acid sequence MAVEAQKETLGFQTEVKQLLHLMIHSLYSNKEIFLRELISNASDAADKLRFEALSAPELLEGDSELKIRVSFDADANTLTIEDNAIGMSRDEVINHLGTIAKSGTAEFFKNLSGDAKKDSQLIGQFGVGFYSAFIVADKVEVYTRRAGLPAAEGVLWSSQGEGEFDISSIEKAERGSRIILHLKKEDSEFADGFRLRNIIKKYSDHVALPIELPKEVSSEQEADASADIEWEVVNRASALWTRPRTEIKDEEYQEFYKHVAHDFEDSLAWSHNKVEGKLEYTSLLYVPTRAPFDLYQREAPRGLKLYVQRVFIMDQADEFLPLYLRFIKGIVDSNDLSLNISREILQKDPVIDSMKSALTKRVLDMLEKMAKNNTEDYQKFWDAFGQVLKEGPAEDYSNKEKVAGLLRFASTHTGNDEQSVALSQYIERMKDGQDKIYFLTGDSYAQVKNSPHLEVFRKKGIEVLLLTDRIDEWLMSYLTEFDGKSFVDVARGDLDLGALDTEEDKQAQDEVAKSKEALVSRLKVVLGDQVADVRVSHRLTESPAILAIGEQDLGLQMRQILEASGQKVPDSKPVFEINPAHNLVEKLDAETDETRFADLSMILFDQAALAAGDSLKDPSAYVQRLNKLLVELSS
- a CDS encoding OsmC family protein, encoding MAIKTLRATGHMTSGMTIEIMCGEHKVYMDQPKNAGGANLGPAPPELILAAYAGCVGSLGRIIAFQDKITLRGMSFEVEADYDPDYLMGRETDQRAGFQEMRLKVKIDADLDDAAKQAFLDKIEDRCPVGDNLINSTKLVTVLDK
- a CDS encoding DUF3108 domain-containing protein, whose protein sequence is MHRAIFFILAAFSLPASLLADELQPFSASYTADWKQLPFSGTAERNLELQEDGTWKLDFSASMMVAGLNETSWLTLHNGDVQPQKYRYSRTGLGKSKKIKQDFDWNAHVVTGSDRDTPIKATLIQGVQDKSSYQLALQRDIAQGKTSMSYQVFDGDELDTYDFRVLGEESVETRVGTVDAIKVERVRDPTQSKRITILWFAKDWDYLLVRLQQVEKDGKEYQIILENGSVNNKTVKGRS